In Styela clava chromosome 14, kaStyClav1.hap1.2, whole genome shotgun sequence, the following are encoded in one genomic region:
- the LOC120340629 gene encoding creatine kinase, flagellar-like, with protein MNKCMEKYAANDDYPDLSTHNNHMAHALTKEVYDKLRLKTTPTGFTLDRAIQTGVDNPGHPFIMTVGCVAGDEESYDVFAELFDPVIEARHNGYKKTDKHKTDLDPAHLKGGDKLDEKYVLSSRVRTGRSIRGLSLPPHCSRAERRKVEEISCKALAKLDGELKGKYYPLSKMTDKEQDQLIEDHFLFDKPVSPLLLASGMARDWPDGRGIWHNDKKNFLVWVNEEDHLRVISMEKGGNMKDVFNRWCKGLTQVETYMKELGYEYMWNEHLGFVLTCPSNLGTGVRAGVHLKIPKLSAHAKFDEALKKLRLQKRGTGGVDTAAEGGTFDISNADRLGFSEVELVQMVIDGVEFMIECEKKLEKGQCVNADIDKLAQKASYSSQEEYPDLKNHNNHMSNCLSEEIYANLKNKTTRNGFTIDNCIQTGVDNPGHPFIMTVGCVAGDEESYEVFADLFDPVIEARHNGYKKTDTHKTDLDPSHIKGGDKLDEKYVLSSRVRTGRSIRGFCLPPHSSRAERRKVENISCEALAKLSGDLKGKYYSLAEMTPEQQEKLIEDHFLFDKPVSPLLLSSGMARDWPDARGIWHNDKKNFLVWVNEEDHLRVISMQKGGNMKEVFTRWCKGLKEFEKNIKSAGYELMWNEHLGYILTCPSNLGTGVRAGVHLKIPHLSKHEKFQSLLKKLRLQKRGTGGVDTAAEGGTFDISNADRLGFSEVELVQMVIDGVGFMIECEKKLEKGRSIDADIDKVQQK; from the exons ATGAATAAGTGCATGGAAAAATACGCGGCCAATGATGACTATCCTGATCTTAGTACTCACAACAATCACATGGCGCATGCACTCACTAAAGAGGTCTACGATAAACTAAGATTGAAAACAACTCCGACCGGTTTTACTCTAGACCGCGCAATCCAGACTGGAGTAGATAACCCAG gACATCCATTCATCATGACAGTAGGATGTGTAGCTGGAGATGAGGAGAGTTATGACGTGTTTGCTGAATTATTCGATCCTGTCATCGAAGCTCGCCATAATGGTTACAAAAAGACTGATAAGCACAAGACTGATCTTGATCCAGCACATTTGAAG gGAGGAGACAAGCTCGACGAAAAATACGTTCTTTCCTCACGTGTCCGCACTGGACGAAGCATCCGTGGATTGTCGCTGCCACCACACTGCAGTAGGGCAGAGCGACGTAAGGTCGAGGAAATTTCATGCAAGG CTTTGGCCAAATTGGATGGCGAATTGAAGGGAAAATACTACCCTCTAAGCAAGATGACTGATAAGGAACAAGATCAGCTTATTGAAGATCATTTCTTGTTTGACAAACCAGTCTCTCCTCTTCTTCTGGCATCTGGTATGGCACGTGACTGGCCCGATGGTCGTGGAATTTG gCACAATGACAAAAAGAACTTCTTGGTCTGGGTAAACGAAGAAGATCATCTTCGTGTTATCTCCATGGAAAAAGGTGGAAACATGAAAGATGTCTTCAATCGCTGGTGCAAAGGACTTACACAG GTTGAAACGTACATGAAAGAGCTGGGATACGAATACATGTGGAATGAACATCTTGGCTTCGTTTTGACATGTCCCAGTAACCTCGGAACCGGTGTTCGCGCTGGTGTCCACTTGAAAATCCCCAAACTTTCGGCTCATGCCAAGTTCGACGAAGCACTCAAGAAACTTCGTCTGCAGAAGAGAGGAACTG GTGGAGTTGACACAGCAGCTGAAGGTGGTACTTTCGACATTTCAAACGCTGATCGACTCGGTTTCTCCGAAGTTGAACTTGTGCAGATGGTGATCGATGGTGTTGAATTCATGATTGAATGCGAAAAGAAATTGGAGAAAGGCCAATGCGTTAATGCTGATATCGATAAACTAGcacaaaa AGCCTCTTATTCTAGCCAAGAAGAATATCCAGATTTAAAGAATCACAACAATCACATGTCAAACTGTCTCAGTGAAGAAATCTATGCAAATCTGAAGAACAAAACAACTCGTAATGGATTCACTATCGACAATTGTATCCAAACAGGAGTGGACAACCCAG GACACCCGTTTATTATGACCGTTGGATGCGTGGCAGGAGATGAAGAAAGCTACGAAGTATTCGCAGATTTGTTTGATCCTGTTATTGAAGCTCGGCATAATGGATATAAAAAGACTGATACTCATAAAACCGATCTCGACCCATCTCATATCAAG GGCGGTGACAAGTTAGACGAGAAGTATGTCCTCTCTTCCCGAGTACGCACAGGCCGTAGTATAAGAGGTTTCTGTCTTCCACCTCATTCATCAAGAGCGGAGAGGcgaaaagttgaaaatatttcatgcGAAG CTCTTGCAAAACTATCTGGTGATCTGAAAGGAAAATACTATTCTTTGGCGGAGATGACGCCAGAACAACAAGAAAAACTGATTGAAGATCATTTTCTGTTCGACAAGCCAGTGTCTCCTCTTCTTTTGTCTTCGGGAATGGCTAGAGATTGGCCAGATGCTAGAGGAATTTG GCACAACGACAAGAAAAACTTTTTAGTTTGGGTGAACGAAGAAGATCATCTTCGTGTGATATCAATGCAAAAAGGCGGAAATATGAAAGAAGTTTTCACTCGTTGGTGCAAAGGACTTAAGGAG TTTGAGAAAAACATCAAATCAGCAGGATATGAACTGATGTGGAATGAACATCTCGGCTATATACTTACTTGCCCCAGTAACTTGGGAACAGGAGTTCGTGCAGGTGTTCATCTCAAGATCCCACATCTGTCAAAACACGAAAAATTCCAAAGCTTGCTGAAGAAACTTCGGTTGCAAAAGAGAGGAACtg